TGACCGAGAACAGGTAGTCCCAGCGCCCGGCGTTCAACCCGGCGGCGTGGTCACGGAGTTCGTATAGGATTTCCTCCATCTCAAAGGCGGCTGTGATGGTCTCGATCAGCACCGTTGCCCGGATGGTGCCCTGGGGGATGCCGAGCAGGTCCTGGGCCTGGATGAAGATGTCATTCCAGAGGCGGGCCTCCAGATGGTTTTCAATCTTCGGCAGGTAGAAGTACGGGCCCTTGCCCTGGGCGATGAGGCGGCGGGCGTTGTGGAAGAAGAACAAGCCAAAGTCCACGATCCCGCCGGCCATCGGCTTACCGTTGATGAGCAGGTGCTTCTCCGGCAGGTGCCAGCCGCGGGGCCGGACCACAATGGTGGGCAGCTCCTCCTGCGGCGCCAGCTTGTACTCCTTGCCTTCGGGGCTGGTGAAGTCGATGCGGCGTTCCAGTGCGTCGATCAAGTTCAGCTGGCCACGGATCACATTGCCCCACGTGGGGGTTGAGGAGTCCTCCATGTCGGCCAGCCATACCTTGGCCCCGGAGTTCAGGGCGTTGATGGTCATCTTCTTATCCACCGGGCCGGTGATCTCCACACGGCGGTCCTCCAGGCCCGGGGCCGGAGGGGCCACCCGCCAGCGGGGGTCCTCACGGATGGCGGAGGTGTGGCTGAGATAGCGTGGGTCCGTACCACTGAGGATCTGGCGGCGACGTGTTTGGCGGGCTTCCAGCAATTGTGCACGGCGCGCCGTCGTCGTGCGGTTCAGGGCGGCGATGAAATCCAGGGCCTCGGGGGTCAGGATTTCTTCCTGTCGGTGGATGGGGGGTGCGGTCAAGGTGACGCCGTTAAACGTGATGCCGTTCAGGCTGTTCGTTGAGTTCATTTCGATGCGCTCCAAGTCAAAAGTGCTGCTGGTCGAGCGTGTCGCGACCAAAGATCTCGACACGCTCAACCAGCGGGAAAAGGGTTAGTGGAACTGCTGGGCTTCGGTGGAACCAGCCAAGGCGAGGGTGCCGCTGTTTGGGTTCAGTGCGCTCGCCACCAGATCGAAGTAGCCTGTGCCCACTTCGCGTTGGTGTTTGGTTGCGGTGTAGCCGCGGTCTTCAGAGGCAAATTCGCGCTCCTGCAGTTCGACGTAGGCGCTCATCCCATCCCGGGCGTAGCCGTGGGCGAGGTCAAACATCGAGTAGTTCAGGGCGTGGAAGCCAGCCAGGGTGATGAACTGGAACTTGAAGCCCATGGCGCCGAGCTCGCGTTGGAACTTGGCGATGGTGGAGTCGTCCAAATGCTTTTTCCAGTTGAACGACGGTGAACAGTTGTAGGCCAGCATCTGGTCCGGGAACTCTGAGCGAATGGCTTCGGCAAACTTCTTTGCATGGGCCAGGTCCGGGGTGCCGGTTTCCATCCAGATGAGGTCGGCGTGGGGTGCGTAGGCCAGGCCGCGGGCAATGCACGGTTCGATCCCGTTGCGGACATTGTAAAAACCTTCGGCCGTGCGCTCGCCGGTAATGAAGGGCTTGTCGCGGTCGTCGACGTCGGAGGTGATCAAGGTGGCCGCCTCGGCATCAGTGCGGGCAATGATGACGGAGGGGACACCGGAAACATCGGCGGCGAGCCGTGCCGCGTTCAGGGTGCGCACGTGCTGGGCTGTGGGGATCAGGACCTTCCCACCCAGGTGCCCGCACTTTTTCTCGCTGGCCAGCTGGTCTTCCCAGTGCACGCCCGCTGCGCCGGCGGCGATCATGGATTTCATGAGCTCGTACGCGTTCAGCGGCCCGCCAAAGCCGGCCTCGGCGTCGGCGACGATCGGCACCAGCCAATCTTCCACACTCTGCTTGCCTTCGGAGAATTCGATCTGGTCTGCGCGAAGGAGGGCGTTGTTAATGCGGCGGACCACGGTGGGCACCGAGTTGACCGGGTACAAAGACTGGTCGGGGTAGGTGTTGCCCGAAGTGTTGGCGTCGGCGGCAACCTGCCAGCCGGAGAGGTAGATGGCCTTCAGCCCTGCCTTGACCTGCTGCACAGCCTGGTTGCCGGTGAGGGCGCCCAAGGCGTTGGTGTAGTCCTCGGGTCCGGCGTTGCGCAGCTGGTTCCAGAGCTTTTCCGCGCCGCGCCGGGCCAGTGTCTGTTCCTCGGTGACACGGCCCCGAAGCTTGACGACGTCATTCGCACCGTAGCTACGTTCGATCCCGTCCCAGCGGGGGTTGGCGGCCCATTCAAGTTCGAGAGCGGCGGCTGCCTGGGCGTTGCTCTGCTCCGGCGTCATTGCGGGTTCAAATGCTGCAGTCATGATTGTCGCTCCTTCTTGGAATGTGGTGTTGCTGTGTTCTTCTTCGTGATTTCCACTATTCAGGGGTTTTATCAACACTGCTAGGGGTAAAGGATGGAAAGATTGGCGCTTCTTCACGTATCCTAAAGAAATGACAAATGCAGGCTGGAACCTCACCCCTTCGACGCCTCGGGAGAACGACGGGGGCGCATCCAACGACGAGCTGGACATGATCGCGCTGGGGCGGCGGGTCAGGTTTCTGCGCAAGCAACTGGGTATGACCCTGGATGACCTTGGCGCCAGGGTGGGTGCCGCGCCGTCGCAGCTTTCACTCATTGAAAACGGCAAACGTGAGCCCAAGCTGACGTTGCTCCAGCATCTGGCCGGGGCACTCGGCGTCGGACTTGAGCAACTGCTGGGAGCCGAGCCGCCCAGCCGGCGGGCCGCCCTGGAAATCGAGCTGGAAAGGGCGCAGCGGGGGCCGCTGTACCAATCGCTGGGACTGCCGAAAGTCCGCGTCAGTTCGCGGCTTTCCACGGAGGTGCTGGAATCGCTGGTGGGCCTGCAACACGAACTGGAACGGCGGCTGGATGAGCAGTCGGCCACACCCGAGGAAGCCCGCCGGGCTAATGTTGAGCTGCGTATGGAAATGCGCGCCCGCAACAACTACTACCCTGAGATTGAAAGCCAGGCGAAGGACTTGTTGAAGGCCGTGGGGCACGACCGCGGGCCACTGTCCCACCACGTGGCCGCGGACATTGCCGAGCACCTCGGCTTTGCCCTGCACTATGTGGGGGATTTGCCGCATTCCACCCGTTCGGTGACGGACTTGAAGAATCACCGAATTTACCTCACGCAGGGCCAGCGCTCCGACCACGACCCCCGTTCCGTGCTGCTGCAGGCCCTGGGCCACTATGTGCTGGGGCACCAGACACCGCGGAACTATGCCGACTTTTTGCGCCAGCGCGTCTACACGAACTATTTTGCCGCCTCCTTGTTGATGCCGGAGCGGGCCACAGTGGACTTCCTCAAGGAGGCCAAGGCGGCGAAGGAACTGGCAATCGAGGACATCCGGGACGCTTTTGCTGTCTCCTACGAGACCGCCGCGCACAGGTTTACCAACCTGGCCACCGAACATTTGGGCATCACCACGCACTTCCAAAAGGTGCACGAGTCCGGGATCATTCACAAGGCCTACGAGAATGACGGCGTGAACTTCCCGGGCGACCATACTGGCGCCATCGAGGGGCAGGCCGTCTGCCGGTTCTGGACCTCGCGGGCCGTGTTCGAGGTGCCCGATAAGTTCCGGGCCTTCAATCAATACACTGACACGGCCGTGGGCACGTTCTGGTGCACGGCCCGGACCGAACGGCACTCCTCGGGGGAGTACTCGCTGAGCATCGGGGTGCCCTATGCGCATGTGAAGTGGTTCCGCGGCCGGGACACCACCGAGAGGTCGCAGTCCAAATGCCCGGACCCGGCCTGCTGCCGCCGCCCGCCGGTTGCGCTGTCGGCGCAGTGGGCCGGGAACGCCTGGCCCTCCACCCGCGCCAACTCACACCTTTTGGCTGCCATGCCGCAGGGCGCCTTTCCGGGCGTCGACGAAACAGAGGTGTACAAGTTCCTGGCAGTCCACGAAGGGCGGTAGTGCCGGAGGTTTCACGGATCGTTGCCTGACGTTCACCTGGTAAAGGTTCGCAAGCCCTCGCAGGAGCATAGCGTGAAGGTGTCAACAGCACCACGGCTCCCTAAAGTGAGGAACTACCATGACCACGAACCGGCTCCCCGTTGTTTTGACCCCAGAGCCTGCCAGTGATGAGGACGTTGTTGGCAGCAACGTTTCGGTTGTGAACGCGATGTACCAGGCTCTTTTGACCGCCGAGGAGATGGCCCCCGAAGCGCTGCACAGCTACTTCGTTGACTTTTACCTGGCACAATCACTCGACGGCGGATTCGCCCAGTACGTCTTCATGACCCCGGACCGGGTGGAACTGGACGGCTACATCCGCGAAGGGCTCGCCGCGATGGGAGCCTCAGGCCATCTGGAACTATTCAACCGCGCCACGGCGTTCTTCGACTCGCTCTCCGATGCCGACAAGGATGCCTACCTTGAAGGCGAGGCCATCGCGGATGAGCGCCCCGACGGCGTCACCGCCATGGAAGCCCTGGACAACGAGTTCGAGGAACTGCTGGAAACCGAGGACGTCACGGGCCTGAACGCCGCCTGGCTGCGCAGCCAGGATGGACTGCTGGTCCTGGACGGTGCCGAACTGGCAGCGCACATCGCCGCACGTGTTGCCGAAATCCCGGACCTGGCAGAGCGCCAGGCCGAGGCCGACAGCGCGAACACCCCCGAGTTTGAGGCCATCATCGGCGAGCTCTGCGCCCTCGCCGGGCACGACCTGGAGAAGATCACCATGGGGGACCCCAATTTCGAGCACAACGGCAAAAACGTGCTGGCCTGGCACTTCACCACGGATAAAGGCAGCTTCATCATGATCGAGGAGGAATCCGAAGCCCTCATGATCAACCCGGAAACCAAGGACGTCATTGCCCTACTCGAGTTCGATGAAGACGAGTTTGCCATCGCGTAGGGGCGCGCCGGGACGGCCAGAGGCGATTCTTTTGCGCAGATAAAGTCGGTGTGCGTGCCATACACCCGCTTTATCTGCCCAAACGATGGTGGAACCTCTCGGAATATGGCCGGACCCACAACTCCATAACAGCCGGGCCGGAACTGGACAGCAGCCAGGCCGTTTGTGCCACGGGCGGCACCCGCTGGGGGCGACGCGAAAAGCGGGTGCCGCCGTCAATTGCCGTATGGTCGAACCCATGAATGATCTCAAATGGACCGCCATCACACCTGCCAAAACCGCGTGGCAGTCGATGCCCTTTGCCCCCGGCATCTACAACATTTACCTGACAGGCGGTCTGCCCAAAAACGTGGAGTGGCCCGCCGAGTTGAAGCCCTTGAAGCGCGGGGACCTGATCTATGTGGGACGGGCGACGAACCTGAAAAGCCGGGCCCGACACCACGATGTGCAAACCTCAAAATCCACTTTCCGCCGCTCCCTGGCAGCCATTTTGGGGCTCCAAGCCCAGTGGCATGGAAAATCGGCACACCCGCGGCTGACGGACACCGACGAGGAACTGCTGAGCGCCTGGATGGTGAGCAACCTGGGCACCTCATTTTGTGTGGCGCCAAAGCTGGAGCTTGTCACGGACCTCGAAGATGCCATGCGCGCCGAACTCTGCCCGCCGTTCAACCGTGACGGACGGACACCGGAACAATTGTATGTTTCGGATGCAGCCGCCGCCGCGCAGCGCAACGCCCTGCGCGAGAGGGGCAAGCCGTCCGGGGACTGATCCCTTGACCTTGGCCGTAATCCCCAGCATGCTTTCAGTTACCAGCCGGTAGCCGGACCAGCCGAGGAATCGGCCTGGCCACGGCCCACCGTCTGGTCGCCGAGGGTGCCCACGTTTCTAACTCCGTACTCCGCGCCTTGGCTGGGTCAAGATCTATCCTTCGACAGAGCGGAGAAGCACATGAGCGGCGTTCCTTTCGCGGGCGGGATCGGCCCGGGCGCGAGCTTCCCGGATGAGGTCCAGGAGCTGCGCGCTCGCACACGGAACTTCATTCGCAGCACCGTCATCCCGGCTGAGCCGCGGCCGGGCCAAGCACTGAACCTTGCCGTCCGGCGCGAGCTGTCCGAGGCTGCTAAGGCTGCCGGGGTGTATGCCCCGCACGTTTCCAAGGACTTTGGCGGGCAGGGGCTGGCGGTGGAACATTGGTCACCAGTGTTCCAGGAGGCCGGCTATTCCCCGATTGGTCCGGCGGTGCTCAATTGCATGGCTCCGGATGAAGGCAATATGCACATGCTGCACCTGATCGGCACGGCGGAACAGCAGCGCAGGTACCTTGCACCCCTAGCCGCAGGCGAGATCAGCTCCTGTTTTGCCATGTCGGAGCCGCACCCCGGCGCCGGTTCAGATCCGGATGCCCTCCTCACCACTGCCATCCGCGACGGCAAGGGCTGGGTCATCAACGGCCGCAAACGGTTCACCAGCGGGGCCACATTTGCCAGCTTCGCGATTGTGATGGCCAGGACCGCCGAATCCGGGACCGCACCGGCCGGGGCCACCATGTTCCTGGTGCCCATGGCGACCCCCGGCGTCAGCCTGGGAGCGCCCATCCACACCATGGACAAGTACCTTCCAGGCGGCCACCCGCATGTGGATTTCGACGACGTCAAGGTCCCCGCCGCCGCCGTGCTGGGGGAGCCGGGGATGGGCTTCAAACATGCCCAGGTCAGGCTGGGGCCCGCCCGGCTGACACATTGCATGCGATGGTTGGGCCTGGCCCGCCGCGCCCTGGACATAGCCCTGGACAGGACCAACAGCCGCGAAATCTTTGGCACCCATATTTCGCAGTTGGGCATCGCGCAGGACATGATCGCCCAGTCGGTCATCGACATCGAGACCTCGGATGCCATTATCACCCAATGTGCGGCCTTGCTGGGAGTCGATCCCAGGTCCGGGTCAGCGCTGTCGTCGGTGACCAAGGTGCACTGCTCCGAGGCCGTCTACCGGATCATCGACAGGGCGGTCCAGCTGTGCGGCGGCGACGGCGTCTCCGACGGACTCCCTCTAGCCCAGTATCTGAACGAGGTGCGCCCGTTCCGCATCTATGACGGGTCCACCGAGACCCACAAGTGGGCCATCGCCCGGCGTGCGTCCGCTGCCAGGCGCCACGCCGTGGAGGCCGGCGAGCCATTCCAGGGCACGGTCAACGCTGACAGGTGGCAACGCTGATGGGTGCCCGCCAAGACGTGGTGGACACCACGGCGGAGGCGCAACGTCTTACAACGCCGCCCCTGCTGATCGTGGAGCGCGTGGAAGAGTTCTTAGACGGCGCAGGCCTGGGGGCGGGGCCCCTGCACATCCGCCGGATTGGCGAGGGACAGTCCAATGTGAGCTTTCGGATCATCCGGCGAGGGGCCGATGTCGTGCTTCGCAGGGGCCCGCGCCCGCCGCTGCCCCCGTCGACCCACGACATGATCCGCGAAGCCCACCTGCAACAATTGCTGGCGCCGCTGGGTGTGCCGGTCCCGAAAATCCTTGCCGTATGCGCCGACACACACGTCCTGGGCGTGCCGTTTTACGTCATGGATTTCCTCGAAGGCGACGTGGTGACGGACAGGATTCCGGCGCACCTGGACTCGCCGGCGCAGCGCAGAGAGAGCGGGGAGGCCGTTCTTGACATGCTGGTGCGGCTACATTCGGTGGACACCAGCCACGGCGAGATTGCAAAAGTTGGGCGCCCCGAAGGGTACCTGAAACGGCAGGTGGAACGCTTTGCCGGCCTGTGGGAGATGGGCGCCACGAGGGAACTGCCGCAGGTCCGGGCGCTGGCGCAGTGGCTGGAGGCGAACCGGCCGCAGACGCAGCGCACGTCCCTGATCCACGGCGACTACAGGATGGGCAATCTGATGTTCCGCAGCCACGGGGCCGTGCGCGTGCAGGCGGTCCTGGACTGGGAGATGGCCACGCTCGGGGACCCGCTGGCCGACTTGGGCTACCTCAGCGCAACGTGGGCGCAGGCAGGAACGCCGGCCACGTTGATGGAGCTGACCACCGTGACCTCCCAACCCGGCTACCCCACCCGGGAACAGCTGGCAGCCCGGTACAACGAGCATTTCGGGCTCGATTTATCCGCGCTGCCCTGGTATCAGGCGCTGGCCCTGTGGAAGGCGGCGATCTTCAGCGAGGCGATCTACACGCGGTGGCGCCAGGGTGAAGGCGGCGGGCACGACGGCGGCCAGGACGTTGGTGCGGTGCTGGAGGAGGGCGTGCCGCGGCTTCTGGACGTGGCCGCTGCCCACGCAGCGCGTTTGTAGGCTGCGGTCCGGATCAGGTGTGGATTGTGCCTGGGCCAACATCGATCAACCGGCGTTGGCTGACGGCTAGGACGGCCACGAGTCCGGCGATGGCGAGGGCCCAGCCGATGCTGACCGGGCCGGACCCCCAGTCCAGGCCGCCTCGCTGGTGCGAAACGGCCATCCAGTCCGCAAACGAGGCGCCGAGCGGGCGGGTGAGGACATAAGCCACCCAAAATGCCGGGACCGCAGGCAGGCCCAGCTTCCAGTACGCGAGCGCCGGGACCGCCATGGCAACGGCAAACAGGACGCCGGAACCCAAGTAGCCCAGGTTGAAGGTCATGGCGGTGAGATCACCGGCAGCGGTGCCCAGGGCAAAGGTGGCCAGCACGGTGGCCCAGTAGAACCCTTCACGGCTTCGGGAGGTGATGCTGTGGATGGACAGGGTCCCTTCCTTGCGCTTCCACAAGATGAACACAGCAGCAAGCACGGCGGCGTAGAAAACGGTGGACACCAGGTAGGGGACGCCGAGCCCTACATGGAGGACATCCGCGGCCATGGTGCCGAAAATGCTGACCATGACCACGGCCAACCAGTAGACCCACGGGATGTAAGCTTTCACGGCGAATTGCAGGCCCAGTGCGGCCGCAAACGCCAGTGCGCCAAGGCCGACGGCGAGTGCCGGGTCCAGGGTGTGCGCCAGGTAGTCGCTGGTGGTTTCGCCCATCCCGGTGGTCAGGACCTTGGTGACCCAAAAGATCGCCGTCACCTCGGGAACCTTTGAAATTAGCGGGGTCGCTGGCCGCGCGACCGTTGATCCGGGCCCATCCGGTGAAATCTCCTCAAGCATGATTTGGATTCTGCGCCAATTGGCTGGGAGCTACCCGTGAAGGGCGGCGACGATTACCGGAGCAGGGCCTTCAACCGCTTTGCGAGCGCACCCGCGTCAAAATGCTCCGGGTCGATGTTCTGGCCCTTACGCAGTCCCAGCCAGGCGCGGATGTTCTTGTGGTCGGGATGGCCTGGATCACGGGAAATGGCGAGCTTGTCCATCCAGCCATGCGCCCCGAACGAATCTTCCTGCGGTGCGTGGCCGCCGCCGTCGGTGCACCGGGGCAGCTCCCCGGGGGCGGCTGGCGGCAGGATGGCTTCCAGCGTGATGGTGTGCTCCCAGTCGTCGCCAAAGTCGTAATGGTAGTGCAGGGCTGAACCTGGTGCGGTCAGTAAGGAGTTCAGCGCAACATCCCTTTCGTCTAGGGGAGGTGTGCCCCAGTGATCGGCGTCGGGGTCGTCGGGGGCGTAGCGGACACCGGTGGCATGGTCTCCGATCCGGAATTCGTGCAGGTGGCGGTCTTCCCAGGCAAACAGGTGTTGGAGGAGGTCGTGGAGCTCGTCGAGGGCAATCTCGGCCGGGACCTCCACGCGGCGCCAGACGGGCGAGGTGATGTCATCGATTTGGATCTTCAGCTGGTAGGTGGCTTGTGACGGCGCACGGTTCGCGGACCTGGCAGCGGCCGCGGCCTCCGCTGCGAGTTCCTCGATCTTGTCATCGAGGAGCTTGAGCGCCGAGGCCAGCGGGCTGCGCAGCACGGGCGGGACCGTGATGTGTGTTCCGATTTCCACCAGGCCCTCCTCGGCGAACTTCCGTATCTGCGAGCCCACCATGATGGCCTCAAGTGCCTTGGGACCAGCGAGTGCGCTTGGTCCAAAGAGGAGCTCGGATTTCATCGGTTTGTTGGACGCCGCATCCGCCAGGGACAGGGCAACCATGACGTTCACTGATTTCTCGGGGTCGAAGGCCGCGTACGGAATGATGGAGTCGTAGAACAGGAAGTAGGCCAGCACCGCAGTGTCGTGGTCTGCTCCGGCCGGATTCTCGCGTAGCGCCTGGCCGATCTTGGTCAGCTTGACGTGGTTCGCGCTGACAGTGATCAGCCTGGTGTCGATCAATGCCTGCCAGTACTCCATCAGGGGTGGCAGCTGGATCATGGAGGTCACCGGTCTCGGCGCATCGGCAGCCGCCGTCGGGTCAGCCTTGGTGGTGGCGGCTCCCACGGCGTTCACGCCTACACAGGCCGCTGCCTCGGCAATGTCCTTGCGGGGCAGGAGCCGTGTGTCCGTCAACTTGCGACCCTCGCCAATCCAGGCCAGCAACGCCACGGCCCGGCGGACATAGACCAGCTGCGCCCGGGTCTCGCCGGCCTCCTGTGGGGTGAGTGGTGGAACGCTCACGTACTGCGACAGCTTGAGGCCAACCGCCGCGGCACGCTCCGGGTCCGTCATTCTCAGAAGTTGCGCCAAGTCGTTTTGCGTCCCCGCCCATGTCAGCGTGTTTTCCAGGAACTTCAGGAACGTGTGCAGGGCCAGGCCAATGCCCAGCCGCATCTCGGGGTGGAAGTCCGCCGCCGATCCCAGGATCTTGCTGGTCAGGGGGACGTCTATGTTCGTCGCATCGACGGCGGGGACGCTTTGGGCGTAGTTCTTGAAGAAATCCGCCAGCAGGCTGCAGAGCCAGTCCAGCTGTTCGGGATCCACTCCGGCTGCGGTGGCCCACGCGCGGAACCCGGGTGTTAGGGGTTCTAGGGCCCGCCGCGCCACGACGTCGGTGAAGGAGAGCACCGTCTTTGCGTCGGCGGCCGTGACCGGATTGCCAAAGCGGGACTTCTTGGACTTCGTGGCCACGGGATTCCTTCGCAGATGGAGACTGTATCCCTCAACCGTAGCTGGACGACGGCGGGTGGGGACATTTGCGCCTTGACGAGTCCCGCCGTCGTGATGAACGTATTGCCACTTGCGTGTGGCGCCGCACACATTTATGCTGATTGTGCACTATTAGAACAGTCCGTTCAGATAGTGAACAAGTGACACTGGCGGCGACTGAGCCGCACAATGTAGTGAGGAGCCCTCCTGTGCAGTTCCACCACCACGGCTATGTATCCGGTGACCCGCGCATCCAAGCAGCAGCGGGGACCGGAATTGACCGTCCCGCGGAGCTTCCCGACGAGGTGGACGTGCTCATTGTGGGCTCCGGCCCGGCGGGCATGCTGGCGGCGGCCCAACTCTCGCAGTTCCCCGGAATCACCACCCGCATGGTGGAGCGCCGCGATGGGCGCCTGGTAATCGGCCAGGCCGACGGCATCCAGGCCCGCAGCGTCGAGACGTTCCAGGCGTTCGGGTTCGCCGAACGCATCATCGCCGAGGCCTACCGAATCACCGAGATGGCGTTCTGGCGCCCGGATATAAAGGACCCCACACGCATCATCCGTGGCGGCCGCGCCGTCGACGACGCCACGGGCATCAGCGAATTCCCGCACCTGATCGTGAACCAGGCCCGTGTGCTGGACTACTTCGCCGAGGTTGCGGCCAACTCGCCAACGCGTCTGACTGCCGACTACGGCTGGGACTTCCAAGGTGTCGAGGTCACGGATGGTGTCGAGTACCCCGTGGCTGTGACGCTGGTCCGCAGTGCCGGGCCGGACGAAGGTGCCGAGCGCATTGTGCGGGCCAAGTACGTGATCGGATGTGACGGTGCCCGCAGCAAGGTACGGGACTCGATCGGCTGCACCATGGCCGGGGACAAGGCCAACCACGCGTGGGGGGTCATGGACGTCCTGGCCCGCACCGACTTCCCGGACATCCGCACCAAGTGCGCCATCCAGTCCCACGACGGCGGATCCATCCTGCTGATCCCGCGCGAAGGTGGCCACCTCTTCCGCATGTATGTGGACCTGGGCGTGGTGCCCGAGGACGACAACGGCGCCGTGCGAAACACCTCCTTGGAGACGATCATCGCCAAGGCCAACCAGATCCTACAGCCCTACACGCTCGATGTCCGCAACGTCGCCTGGCACAGCGTGTACGAGGTGGGGCACCGCCTTACCGACAGGTTTGACGACGTCCTTCCGCAGGATGTGGGGACCCGCACGCCGCGCGTTTTCATCACCGGCGACGCCTGCCACACTCACAGTGCCAAGGCCGGCCAGGGTATGAATGTCTCCATGCAGGACGGCTTTAATATCGCGTGGAAGCTCGCCCACGTCCTGGAGGGCCGCAGCCCGGAGAGCCTGCTGTCCACATATTCGGCCGAGCGCCAGGTGGTGGCGAAGAACCTCATCGACTTTGACAAGACCTGGTCCTCGCTGATGGCCAAGAAACCCGAGGAGTTCGATGACCCCTCGGAGCTGGAGGACTTCTACGTGCGCACCGCCGAATTCCCCGCGGGATTCATGACCGAGTACGCGCCGTCGCTGATCACCGGTGCTGCCACCCACCAGGGCCTGGCCACCGGATTCCCGGTCGGCAAACGCTTTAAATCGGCCATGGCCTCCCGAGTCTGCGACACCAACCCGATCCATCTGGGTCACCATGCCACGGCCGACGGCCGGTGGCGCATCTACGTCTTCGCCGACGCCGCCCCGGCCGGTGCCGCGTCACCCGCTTCGGAGTTGGCGCATTGGCTCGCCACCGCGCCCGAATCGCCCCTTGCGGCAACGCCGCAGGGGCTCGACGCCGACGCCTGGTTTGATGTGAAGGTCATCTACCAGCAGCGGCACGAGGACATTGACATCAACGCCGTGCCCGCGGTCTTCAAGCCGTTCGTGGGACCGTTTGAGCTCACCGACTACGAAAAGGTGTATGGGACGGTTTCCGGAGATGACATCTTCGATGTCCGTGGACTTAGCCGCGACGGCGTGGTGGTGGTGGTCCGCCCGGACCAGTACGTGGCTGCCGTGCTGCCGCTGACCGCGACCGCGGAGCTGGGCGATTTCTTCGGGCAGGTCCACACGGGTCAGAACGTCTAAAAGGCACGGGAAAGGGGCAGGTCCGGCAGTGGGTTCACTGCGGGACCTGCCCCTTTCGGCTGGGACTTTTGCTTGGGGCTTTTGCTTGGGATCTGCCGGGGCTACCCTAAGTCGACGACCTGGAATTCGAGCAGGTCCATGCCGCTGGCCACCGGTGCCTGGTCCGAGTGGTCGTGGCCGGCCCGCTTGGCGCGCCAATCCTCAAAGTCTTCCCGGGTTGCCCACTGCGTATAGACGAAGTAGCGGTCTTCACCGGAGACGGGGCGCAGCAGCTCGAATCGCTCAAATCCGGGGGAACCGTCCACCGAGTGCTTGCGGGCAGCGAAGCGCGCCTCCAGTTCGGACCCGGCCTCCACGGGGACGTTGAGTGCGTTTATGACAACGATGGACACGTGTGCTCCTTCCGGGATCCGGATCCGCCGGACCACCTGTCCTTCCACGCTACCGCAACACGGCCCCCGGCCATCT
This region of Arthrobacter alpinus genomic DNA includes:
- a CDS encoding FAD-binding monooxygenase, whose protein sequence is MQFHHHGYVSGDPRIQAAAGTGIDRPAELPDEVDVLIVGSGPAGMLAAAQLSQFPGITTRMVERRDGRLVIGQADGIQARSVETFQAFGFAERIIAEAYRITEMAFWRPDIKDPTRIIRGGRAVDDATGISEFPHLIVNQARVLDYFAEVAANSPTRLTADYGWDFQGVEVTDGVEYPVAVTLVRSAGPDEGAERIVRAKYVIGCDGARSKVRDSIGCTMAGDKANHAWGVMDVLARTDFPDIRTKCAIQSHDGGSILLIPREGGHLFRMYVDLGVVPEDDNGAVRNTSLETIIAKANQILQPYTLDVRNVAWHSVYEVGHRLTDRFDDVLPQDVGTRTPRVFITGDACHTHSAKAGQGMNVSMQDGFNIAWKLAHVLEGRSPESLLSTYSAERQVVAKNLIDFDKTWSSLMAKKPEEFDDPSELEDFYVRTAEFPAGFMTEYAPSLITGAATHQGLATGFPVGKRFKSAMASRVCDTNPIHLGHHATADGRWRIYVFADAAPAGAASPASELAHWLATAPESPLAATPQGLDADAWFDVKVIYQQRHEDIDINAVPAVFKPFVGPFELTDYEKVYGTVSGDDIFDVRGLSRDGVVVVVRPDQYVAAVLPLTATAELGDFFGQVHTGQNV
- a CDS encoding plasmid pRiA4b ORF-3 family protein, with the protein product MATKSKKSRFGNPVTAADAKTVLSFTDVVARRALEPLTPGFRAWATAAGVDPEQLDWLCSLLADFFKNYAQSVPAVDATNIDVPLTSKILGSAADFHPEMRLGIGLALHTFLKFLENTLTWAGTQNDLAQLLRMTDPERAAAVGLKLSQYVSVPPLTPQEAGETRAQLVYVRRAVALLAWIGEGRKLTDTRLLPRKDIAEAAACVGVNAVGAATTKADPTAAADAPRPVTSMIQLPPLMEYWQALIDTRLITVSANHVKLTKIGQALRENPAGADHDTAVLAYFLFYDSIIPYAAFDPEKSVNVMVALSLADAASNKPMKSELLFGPSALAGPKALEAIMVGSQIRKFAEEGLVEIGTHITVPPVLRSPLASALKLLDDKIEELAAEAAAAARSANRAPSQATYQLKIQIDDITSPVWRRVEVPAEIALDELHDLLQHLFAWEDRHLHEFRIGDHATGVRYAPDDPDADHWGTPPLDERDVALNSLLTAPGSALHYHYDFGDDWEHTITLEAILPPAAPGELPRCTDGGGHAPQEDSFGAHGWMDKLAISRDPGHPDHKNIRAWLGLRKGQNIDPEHFDAGALAKRLKALLR
- a CDS encoding antibiotic biosynthesis monooxygenase family protein, with product MSIVVINALNVPVEAGSELEARFAARKHSVDGSPGFERFELLRPVSGEDRYFVYTQWATREDFEDWRAKRAGHDHSDQAPVASGMDLLEFQVVDLG
- a CDS encoding phosphotransferase family protein — its product is MATLMGARQDVVDTTAEAQRLTTPPLLIVERVEEFLDGAGLGAGPLHIRRIGEGQSNVSFRIIRRGADVVLRRGPRPPLPPSTHDMIREAHLQQLLAPLGVPVPKILAVCADTHVLGVPFYVMDFLEGDVVTDRIPAHLDSPAQRRESGEAVLDMLVRLHSVDTSHGEIAKVGRPEGYLKRQVERFAGLWEMGATRELPQVRALAQWLEANRPQTQRTSLIHGDYRMGNLMFRSHGAVRVQAVLDWEMATLGDPLADLGYLSATWAQAGTPATLMELTTVTSQPGYPTREQLAARYNEHFGLDLSALPWYQALALWKAAIFSEAIYTRWRQGEGGGHDGGQDVGAVLEEGVPRLLDVAAAHAARL